From the Carya illinoinensis cultivar Pawnee chromosome 4, C.illinoinensisPawnee_v1, whole genome shotgun sequence genome, one window contains:
- the LOC122306535 gene encoding LOB domain-containing protein 16-like: MWVDMAIGKAMIEYKTLVKKPALEPSLSPFHTPSKDTPTHLFLPLKIKPQYPKPHFPSQPIRHKSLIFAPFPSELVCLKFCILSLCVSAMESGTGNGTGSPCGACKFLRRKCASDCIFAPYFCTEQGSARFAAIHKVFGASNVSKLLLHVPVHDRYEAVVSIAYEAQARMRDPVYGCVSHIFALQQQVACLQAQLMQAKAQLAAQSQNDFRNIENDQGPGGSVARVPVMVPNYPTTYMNHISPQSSLESADHSYGDGLMNMQETQSRSEDCSLQPCSKKRPYYVKNHELGELQELALRMMRN; the protein is encoded by the exons ATGTGGGTGGATATGGCAATTGGGAAGGCTATGATTGAGTACAAGACTCttgtaaaaa AACCTGCACTTGAGCCCTCCTTGTCCCCCTTTCACACCCCTTCCAAGGACACCCCTACCCACCTCTTTCTACCTTTAAAAATTAAACCCCAATACCCCAAACCCCACTTCCCAAGCCAACCCATACGCCATAAGTCTCTCATTTTTGCACCATTTCCTAGTGAGCTCGTGTGCCTAAAATTTTGtattctctctctgtgtgtttCTGCCATGGAATCTGGAACTGGGAATGGAACTGGCTCGCCTTGCGGGGCTTGCAAGTTTCTTAGGAGAAAGTGCGCTTCAGATTGCATCTTTGCTCCATATTTTTGCACAGAGCAAGGCTCTGCAAGATTTGCAGCCATTCACAAGGTGTTTGGTGCTAGTAACGTgtccaaacttttgttgcatgtcCCCGTTCACGATCGCTACGAGGCTGTAGTATCCATTGCCTATGAAGCTCAAGCACGTATGAGAGACCCCGTTTATGGATGTGTCTCTCACATTTTCGCCTTGCAACAGCAG GTGGCATGCTTGCAAGCACAACTGATGCAAGCGAAGGCTCAGCTGGCAGCTCAAAGCCAGAATGATTTTCGGAACATTGAGAATGATCAGGGGCCAGGAGGGAGTGTTGCTAGGGTGCCAGTAATGGTTCCAAATTATCCTACTACTTACATGAATCACATTTCACCCCAGAGCTCGCTTGAATCAGCTGACCACAGCTATGGTGACGGATTAATGAATATGCAAGAAACACAAAGCAGATCAGAGGATTGTTCTTTGCAACCATGTTCAAAGAAAAGACCATATTATGTTAAGAATCATGAATTGGGTGAGCTTCAGGAACTTGCCCTCCGAATGATGAGGAATTAA
- the LOC122308527 gene encoding poly [ADP-ribose] polymerase 1, producing MANPPKPWKAEYAKSSRSSCKTCKSAIDKEVFRLGKMVQATQFDGFMPMWNHATCILKKAKQIKSIDDVEGIELLRWEDQQKIRKYVEGSGSPASTAVTTTECGIEVAQFSRATCKQCSQKIMKGEVRISIKPDGQGARGLVWNHANCFLESSPSTEVEKLSGWKSLSASDQAAVSTVANKVPSNAKGGTEIKIEETKELLQQSTSKAGIKRKKDVQGDQNPKVAKAAGDTSASRAAYKEYAANSIDERPKGTDLDSKLETQSKELWALKDDLKKHVTTAELRQMLEANDQDSTGSELDLRERCVDAMMFGALSSCPICAGSLRYSGGLYRCHGFLSAWSKCSYSTREPERLKGKWKVPEEINNQYLSKWFKSQKKTKPVRILPPPAYDNSSGSQAINRSSQSAKSESLGDLRVAVSGLPKESMEKFKRKIEGEGGLVHTKIKKDTNCLVVSGVLDDQNAETRKARRMKLPIVREDYLVDCVKKQKKLPFDSYKVEAIGESSSMVTVKVKGRSAVHESSGLQDTGHILEEGKIIYNTTLSMSDLSTGVNSYYILQIIQDDKGSDCYVFRKWGRVGNEKIGGTKLEEMSKSDAIHEFKRLFLEKTGNPWEAWAQKQNFQKQPGRFFPLDIDYGVTKQVSKNRKNDAASNLAPELVELMKMLFNVETYRAAMMEFEINMAEMPLGKLSKRNVQKGFEALTEIQNLLNNNAHDPSVKESLIIDASNRFFTMIPSIHPHIIRDEDDFKSKVKMLEALQEIEIASRLVGFDADSDDSLDEKYMKLQCDITPLPHDSEDYRLIEKYLLTTHAPTHKDWTLELEEVFSLERKGEFDKFAPYRERLKNRMLLWHGSRLTNFVGILSQGLRIAPPEAPATGYMFGKGIYFADLVSKSAQYCYTDKKNPVGLMLLSEVALGEVYELKKAKYIEKPPEGKHSTKGLGKNIPLESEYARWRDGIVVPCGKPVPSKLKASELMYNEYIVYDTAQVKMQFLLKVKFHHKR from the exons ATGGCGAACCCTCCGAAGCCATGGAAGGCGGAGTACGCCAAGTCGTCGCGATCGTCGTGCAAAACATGCAAGAGCGCCATCGACAAAGAGGTTTTCCGCCTTGGCAAGATGGTCCAGGCCACTCAATTCGACGGCTTCATGCCC ATGTGGAACCATGCTACTTGCATACTGAAGAAAGCAAAGCAGATAAAATC CATTGATGATGTTGAAGGCATTGAGTTGCTTCGTTGGGAAGATCAGCAGAAGATCAGGAAGTATGTGGAGGGCAGTGGATCCCCTGCTAGCACTGCTGTCACAACTACAGAATGCGGTATTGAAGTTGCACAATTTTCTCGTGCTACCTGCAAGCAGTGCAGCCAAAAGATTATGAAAGGAGAG GTTCGTATATCAATCAAGCCTGATGGCCAAGGAGCTAGGGGCTTGGTGTGGAACCATGCCAACTGTTTTCTGGAATCATCTCCATCTACCGAAGTGGAGAAGTTGTCTGGATGGAAGAGCCTCTCAGCTTCTGACCAGGCAGCTGTTAGCACTGTGGCTAATAAGGTTCCTTCTAATGCAAAGGGTG gcactgaaattaagatagaagAGACTAAAGAACTCCTGCAACAATCAACTTCCAAAGCTGGCATAAAACGTAAAAAAGATGTTCAAGGTGATCAGAATCCAAAAGTTGCTAAGGCTGCGGGAGACACATCGGCAAGCAGGGCTGCATATAAGGAGTATGCTGCCAACTCCATTGATGAACGTCCAAAAGGAACTGATTTGGATAGTAAACTGGAGACCCAAAGTAAAGAACTGTGGGCTCTGAAAGATGATTTGAAGAAACATGTGACAACAGCAGAGTTGCGTCAAATGCTTGAAGCCAATGATCAAGATTCAACAGGATCAGAACTTGATTTGCGTGAACGCTG TGTGGACGCGATGATGTTTGGAGCGCTTTCTAGCTGCCCGATTTGTGCTGGTTCTCTTCGTTATTCTGGAGGCTTGTACCGGTGCCATGGTTTCTTATCCGCATGGAGCAAGTGCTCTTACTCCACTCGTGAACCAGAACGTCTGAAAGGGAAGTGGAAAGTCCCAGAAGAGATCAATAATCAATATCTTAGCAAG TGGTTTAAATCACAAAAGAAGACAAAACCTGTTCGGATACTGCCTCCACCGGCATATGACAATTCTTCTGGAAGTCAAGCTATTAACCGCAGCTCTCAATCAGCAAAGAGTGAAAGTTTAGGAGACTTGAGAGTTGCTGTATCTGGATTACCCAAGGAATCCATG GAAAAATTCAAGAGAAAAATTGAGGGAGAGGGTGGACTTGTTCATACCAAAATAAAGAAAG aTACTAACTGCTTGGTTGTGAGTGGAGTGCTGGATGATCAAAATGCTGAGACCAGGAAAGCAAG GAGGATGAAGTTACCAATTGTTAGAGAGGATTACTTGGTTGATTGCGTTAAAAAACAGAAGAAGCTTCCATTTGATTCATACAAAGTTGAAGCCATTGGTGAGTCATCTAGCATGGTTACCGTCAAAGTAAAAGGGCGAAGTGCTGTGCATGAATCTTCTGGCCTCCAAGATACGGGTCACATACTTGAGGAAGGGAAAATAATCTATAACACGACTTTGAGCATGTCTGATTTGTCAACTGGTGTTAATAG TTACTATATCCTCCAAATAATCCAAGACGACAAAGGGTCTGATTGCTATGTGTTTCGTAAATGGGGTCGAGTGGGAAACGAAAAAATTGGAGGAACCAAATTGGAAGAGATGTCAAAATCAGATGCAATTCATGAATTCAAGCGTTTGTTCCTTGAGAAGACTGGGAATCCGTGGGAGGCATGGgcacaaaaacaaaattttcagaAGCAACCTGGCAGATTTTTTCCATTGGATATA GACTATGGAGTTACCAAACAGGTGTCTAAGAATAGAAAGAATGATGCAGCCAGCAATCTTGCCCCCGAATTAGTAGAATTGATGAAGATGCTCTTTAATGTGGAAACATACAG GGCTGCCATGATGGAATTTGAGATTAATATGGCTGAAATGCCACTGGGAAAACTGAGCAAAAGAAATGTCCAAAAGG GTTTTGAGGCGTTAACTGAAATACAGAACCTGCTAAATAATAATGCTCACGATCCTTCTGTCAAGGAAAGCTTGATTATTGATGCCAGCAATCGTTTTTTCACTATGATCCCTTCCATTCACCCACATATTATTAGAGATGAGGATGATTTCAAGTCAAAG GTTAAAATGTTAGAAGCTCTCCAGGAAATTGAAATAGCATCCAGATTAGTAGGTTTTGATGCTGATAGTGATGACTCGCTAGATGAAAAGTATATGAAACTCCAATGTGATATTACTCCCCTTCCTCATGATAGTGAAGATTATCGATTGATTGAGAAGTATCTACTTACCACTCATGCCCCTACACATAAG GATTGGACTCTTGAACTGGAAGAAGTTTTCTCACTTGAAAGGAAAGGAGAATTTGATAAGTTTGCTCCCTATCGAGAAAGGCTTAAGAACAGGATGCTCCTTTGGCATG GTTCTCGGTTGACAAATTTTGTGGGAATACTTAGCCAGGGACTGAGAATAGCTCCTCCTGAAGCTCCAGCAACTGGCTATATG TTTGGAAAAGGGATATACTTTGCTGACCTGGTCAGTAAGAGTGCTCAGTATTGCTACACCGATAAGAAAAACCCTGTTGGCCTAATGCTTCTTAGTGAAGTTGCTTTGGGGGAGGTCTATGAGCTCAAGAAGGCCAAA TATATAGAAAAGCCCCCTGAAGGAAAGCATTCTACAAAAGGACTTGGCAAGAATATACCTCTGGAGTCGGAATATGCAAGGTGGAGGGATGGCATTGTTGTTCCATGCGGAAAACCTGTGCCATCAAAACTGAAGGCCTCTGAGCTGATGTATAATGAGTACATTGTTTATGATACGGCTCAA GTCAAGATGCAGTTCTTGTTGAAGGTGAAGTTCCATCACAAGAGATGA
- the LOC122306590 gene encoding bet1-like SNARE 1-1: protein MNARRDFRNNRTALFDEIEEGGINASSSYSSHEIDEHDNEEAIDGLQDRVIMLKRLSGDINEEVESHNRMLDRMGNDMDSSRGVLSGTMDRFKMVFETKSSRRMFTLVASFVIIFLVIYYLTR, encoded by the exons ATGAATGCCAGAAG GGACTTTCGTAACAATAGAACTGCTCTTTTTGATGAAATCGAGGAGGGTGGCATAAATGCCTCATCTTCTTACTCCTCCCATGAAATTGATGAGCATGACAATGAAGAAGCAATAGATGGATTGCAAGACAGAGTCATTATGCTGAAGAGA TTGTCAGGAGATATAAATGAGGAGGTGGAAAGTCATAATCGCATGCTGGACAGAATG GGCAACGATATGGATTCATCAAGGGGAGTCTTGTCAGGAACCATGGATCGTTTCAAGATG GTATTTGAGACCAAATCAAGCCGAAGAATGTTTACACTTGTGGCATCATTTGTCATCATTTTTCTA